The DNA region ATACTGATTATAGTGATGATTGTAGCGATGATGAAAGTAATAACAATAACATCTAAAACTTGGTTATAAGATAAAATTAGAGTTGGTAAATGTGTAAAGAAATATATGATTTAATTGCTAAAGAATTATATAGACAGCAATCAACAATAGAATTAATAGCATCAGAGAATTTTACTAGTAAAGCAGTCATGCTAGCTCAAGGTTCTATTCTTACAAATAAATATGCAGAAGGATATATCAATAAAAGATATTATGGTGGCTGTGAATTTATTGATGAGGTAGAAAGTATGGCTATTGATAGAGTAAAAAAGCTTTTTAAGTGCAACTATGCGAATGTACAACCACATTCTGGTTCTCAAGCTAATCAAGCAGTATTTTTAGCCTTGTTAAAGCCTGGTGATACAATTTTAGCTATGGATTTAAATAGTGGTGGTCATTTAACCCATGGCGCTAAACCTAATATTTCTGGCAAATTTTTTAATGCAGTTCATTACTGTGTTAACAAAGATAGTTATTTAATTGACTATAATGAAGTTGAAATGCTAGCTCAGCAGCATAAACCAAAACTTATAATTGTTGGTTATTCAGCTTATTCAAGAAAGATAAATTTTGCAACATTTAAAGAAATAGCAGATAAGGTAGGAGCATATCTTTTAGCAGATATTGCGCATATTGCTGGATTAGTGGCTACAGAGTATCATTCTAGTCCTATACCATATGCTCATATTGTAACTAGCACTACTCATAAGACTTTAAGAGGTCCAAGAGGTGGATTGATTCTAAGTAATGATGAATCAATAAGTAAAAAAATTAATTCTGCTGTATTTCCAGGTATGCAAGGCGGTCCATTAATGCATGTCATCGCTGCTAAAGCAATTGCTTTCTCTGAAGCATTAATGCCTCAATATAAAGAATATA from Orientia tsutsugamushi str. Boryong includes:
- the glyA gene encoding serine hydroxymethyltransferase translates to MCKEIYDLIAKELYRQQSTIELIASENFTSKAVMLAQGSILTNKYAEGYINKRYYGGCEFIDEVESMAIDRVKKLFKCNYANVQPHSGSQANQAVFLALLKPGDTILAMDLNSGGHLTHGAKPNISGKFFNAVHYCVNKDSYLIDYNEVEMLAQQHKPKLIIVGYSAYSRKINFATFKEIADKVGAYLLADIAHIAGLVATEYHSSPIPYAHIVTSTTHKTLRGPRGGLILSNDESISKKINSAVFPGMQGGPLMHVIAAKAIAFSEALMPQYKEYINQVMLNAKVLAKLLQDRGYNILTGGTDNHMLLVDLRGKNITGQEAEYLLDAAGITCNKQVMPFDTTSPTITSGIRLGTPACTTRGFKENEFITVGKYIADILDNIAIIKSAKKNEGITITEIEKSLNSVITRTKHHVQELCNCFPIYTN